The proteins below come from a single Triticum aestivum cultivar Chinese Spring chromosome 5D, IWGSC CS RefSeq v2.1, whole genome shotgun sequence genomic window:
- the LOC123119788 gene encoding uncharacterized protein produces MRSATIASTPTGQGARGVWGFVFPTQAKTLLEFETSRLEQISSKEILCTICRLPISLWPGVSLASVFPLWTHMRLRSWLVVEESIARINQRKDVHKPHAYTQCTSRPCSTP; encoded by the exons ATGAGAAGCGCCACCATTGCCTCCACCCCCACTGGGCAAGGAGCTCGAGGTGTTTGGGGGTTCGTGTTTCCTACACAGGCCAAAACACTATTGGAG TTTGAAACCAGTCGTTTGGAGCAGATCAGCTCAAAAGAGATCCTTTGTACCATTTGCAGACTACCCATCTCCCTCTG GCCTGGAGTCTCGCTCGCCTCTGTTTTCCCCCTGTGGACACACATGAGACTCAGATCTTGGCTCGTCGTAGAGGAATCGATAGCAAGAATCAACCAGAGAAAGGATGTACACAAG CCTCACGCATACACACAGTGCACATCCAGGCCGTGCAGTACACCATGA